The genomic window CGTTCATAAATAGCTGCTGCGAGCGCATGTACGCTTCCAGGTCGGATTGTAAGACTGTCAGGCTGTTTTTTTCGAAATAATCGAGAAGATCCATCTGCGTATCATTCAGGTTGAGGTCCGGAAGGTATTTAGCGGTTTGATCCGGGTCTTCCGTATCAACGACTTTAAATTCGAGGTCGGTATTATTTGCGGTATTCAGTCCGGCTGACTGTGCTTGAGGCTGTTCTTCCTCATCAGCCAGCAGTTCCCCAAGGATCTTTGAAGTCTGTGAATCCAGCTGCTGCACACGGTCGATGACATTCCGGTCTATCACGATCCTTTTCCGCTTGGGAAGATAAATGCTGTCCAGTTTCTTGACTGCCTCTGGAAAATCCCTGTTGAGAACAAATTCATTGACGATTTCTTCAAACCGTGCAAACTGTTCCGAATTGGAAAACAGGTTCTTCTGAATACTTTTGGTAAGATGCTTCCGGTCGAACCTTTTTGTTTCCAGATCTTTATCCAGGTAATGCAGGTATAGCCTTAGGGAAGCATTTCTGTCGTAGGCACTGATGAATTTCGATGCTTCCAGGTAGATGGTATCCAAAGAAGGATTCTTTATATTGACTTCAGCCAACCTTGCAATCTCTCTCTCAAATGAAACGGCGTTGGTGTAATCTGACGTAATGATTTCGAATTTATCTTTCCACCGGCCGGTATTGGTTTCGTTTAAAATAAGATTCGTCCTGTAATCGGCATCCAGGATCAAATGCCTGTTCTGATCCAGAAACATCTCGATCGGCGCAACAATTTTCTTGTTGAACCTATTGATGATTTCGGGATGGGCATATTTGAAATCGGTGTTGATTTTTCTCTTAATGCCATAGCATTCCCGTACACTGTTTTCACAGAGTTTCAGGATATGGTTGAAGATCTCGGATTTAATGGAATCAATGGTATACTGATAATTGAGGCTGTCTTTCCGGTAATTGTATTCCAGCACGATGATGATTTCCGAAACTTCATCGAAAACGGTCGGATAGGTTTTATTAACAGGAATACAGTTTTTTTGCAGGTAATCGGTACTTCTGAGAAATTGTTTGATTATCTGGACCCTGCAATAATCGATTTCATTAAATACATTATTGCTGAACCACAGTTTATCGACCAGCTCCGTCTGGGCCGTATTCAATCCAAGCTTTTTTCGATACCTGTTCCCGGGACTTTGTAGAAGCGGTTCGGCGTTGCTACCTTCTACTGCATCGTAGATTATCGGTATTTCTGCCGTATCAGAAACATCAATAATAAAGTCTGACTGCTCTTCATTGAGCGGATTTGTATTTCTCTCCATGGCTTATTAGTATTCCTGCAAATCTTTGCAAAAAGTTTATCCGAAATATGAGTGTTTCAACCGTTATTTAATTATCAATATACTAAGATATAAAAATTCATCTTATGTTGAATTAAAAAATATATGCTTATTACAAGCTATAGAACAGGATTTATATAATTAAACAAGTCGTATTCTTTCGCTTATCTCATAACCTCTAATCAAGTCTTCATTCAACCTATACTTCAAATAAAAATTCAGTAATTTAGCCTGATCAACCGTCATTCATTACTGGACAGACCGGAAAATTTATTGAGATCATGCAGCCAACATTAGATTTTAAGCTCATTCAGCCTGACGATTCGCTCAGGGATTTTGTCTGTTGCTTTTCTTCGATGCACCATTTTTCTCATACGCATGAAGCAGTGGTG from Chryseobacterium sp. SORGH_AS_0447 includes these protein-coding regions:
- a CDS encoding tellurite resistance TerB C-terminal domain-containing protein — its product is MERNTNPLNEEQSDFIIDVSDTAEIPIIYDAVEGSNAEPLLQSPGNRYRKKLGLNTAQTELVDKLWFSNNVFNEIDYCRVQIIKQFLRSTDYLQKNCIPVNKTYPTVFDEVSEIIIVLEYNYRKDSLNYQYTIDSIKSEIFNHILKLCENSVRECYGIKRKINTDFKYAHPEIINRFNKKIVAPIEMFLDQNRHLILDADYRTNLILNETNTGRWKDKFEIITSDYTNAVSFEREIARLAEVNIKNPSLDTIYLEASKFISAYDRNASLRLYLHYLDKDLETKRFDRKHLTKSIQKNLFSNSEQFARFEEIVNEFVLNRDFPEAVKKLDSIYLPKRKRIVIDRNVIDRVQQLDSQTSKILGELLADEEEQPQAQSAGLNTANNTDLEFKVVDTEDPDQTAKYLPDLNLNDTQMDLLDYFEKNSLTVLQSDLEAYMRSQQLFMNAAIESVNDQLFDTLDDILIEEEDDYLTINPEYYKKLLNNDQ